TCATGCGGTCTACGCCCTCAACTGAGCCTCAACTACAGGACAAGTCTAGGTTAAAGTTTTTTATGTTGTGTTTTATCCATATTGAAGCTTCAACTACTATCAttcttggccaggtctctcttgAAAAAGAGAAGTTGTGATGATGTAATCTCAGGGGACTCACCTGGTAGAATCAGGGTAAGATCCAAACCAAACAAGTTCCTATGCATACTCACGTCTTCAAAGTCCTTCCCGACCTTCCCCAGGGCGTAGCCTTGCATCTCCACCACGAAGCGTATAGGAATGTTGTAGACCTTCTCCCTGTAGAGCACGGCCAGGGTGTACGGTTGCCGGGGGTCCTGGGACGAGCTGGGGCGTATGAGGAAGGCGCCGTCCTACAGTAGGACGGAGCAGAACAAAGACAACTGTGATGGATGGAAGGAGGCAGGGGGGAAATTGGATTAGGGGGAAGAATAACAGAGGGGTGGCATGTAAGGGGTTGctttggaggaggggaggaagagggaaggaaggatggaggaAATGAATAAGGGCACTAAATTAAGAAGGccaggaaagaaggaaggaaagggAGTTTCACACTTAGACATAGGCTGCGTTTCAATACTTGTTCCTCATGCTCAAGCTTAGAGCGCCAGCGGTATCACAAAGAACGAGCAATATGGAATTGTGATCGATGGGAAAGGTCGTTGGTCAGTGATTGGTCAGGTCATCAGCAGTCTATGTTGACTTTGATGATGCTGTGTCATTTAAGTCGACATGGACTGTTGATgacctgaccaatcacaaccttCTGACTTCGTAGCCAATCCcgtttttttatgtgtttttttaatgtgtcaCGATATGGTAATGTAGGATGGCATAGTTCGAAGGATCATTGAAACCCTTCTGCTAGGTATCCTCCGTATCCTACATAAttgggccgccatagcagcttCTTGTCTTGCATTGGACAATTACAACAGTGggacaaaaaagtaaaaaagggCACAGAGGAGGGCTTACCTTATTTATTCTCAGGAGGAGGTCCTCAGCATACTTTCTCGTAGAAACCGCAGTGAACCACTCATTGTCCTGTAATGTATCCAACTGTCAACGCAACAGCAACACTTAACAGTTAAATCATATCAAGCTCTTACTTTTCAACCATGGATTAATACCTCATTGCCGGTCGCTTTGGTGGATTTCATTCCAGTGGAAGATGCTTTGGGGAAAACTATAGATTGAAAGGTGATTCagctaaaataaatataaaaataaaaaagaaacaaggTGTTGGCATTCaacttttttattaaaataagaataaaaatcaCCTCCTGGGATTTGGTCCACCGTTGGGGGAGAAGGAATTCTGAAATGAAAACCACAATACCGGCAATCTCAGAAAACGTAATTAATATCACTATAGATAAAGTCTGTATTAGAAGCTATTCCCTGTGCTTCTTTAAgtgtattcatatttatatctaCGGCCCTATCCTGTCCGGTCATCTAACCGAGGTTTGGAGTCCTTCTGGGGTGGTAGGGCCAGCATGGGCCGCTTGCCATCAGGAGCTGGTGGTTAAATTACATTTTCTGATATTGTTGACATTTAGCAAACATTTAGAAGGTTTGTGTGAATACTTTAGCAGAAGAATGTTCGACCCTTTTACCTGGTTTCATCTCAGTGACGGATGTTGTCAGAGAATTctggaaagagtgagagagaattcCACACAGAAATCTGTGTTTTAAGATTGGCCTGTATCACAAATCAAACACATCTGGTATTTGGTGTCcattgaaataataaaatatgttcTGTTTGGTGTCACCTATGGTGAAATAAAAGACTACGCCGCTCCACTCTCTATCGAGCCGAAGAGTGAGTCTGTGGCGTCCTATCATACCACATGATAGGATGTGGTTCTGCCACAACCTCTCTGACAAAATAATCACTCTTGGTAAGAAATTGCTCCTTTAAATAATAGCCGTGCTGTTTCAATATTCAAGTTGCTTACATTCGTGGTCCTCGGCACAGGAGGCTTCATCCTTAGGATAGAGAAGAAGAAGCTAGTATTTGAAGTAGCACAAAGATTATCAGAAACTTCATAGCAACAAGCCAATACAGAAAGCTAACTTTAGTGGGAGGGAACTGATGTAAAGAACCTAAGGTGAGGCGCACTTACAGGCCACCAGGAGGTGCCACCATAGTAGGAGGCAATCTCATTGGTGCAGGAGAGGGCAAAGGCAAAGCTGAAACACAGGGAGGGGAAGAAATTGAAATCGGGCAGTCGAAGAATTGATTTAAATGTAATGAACTGCTATGAACTAACCAACTTGTTTCACTGACTATATTCTACTTTtatttacagaatttgaggcaATATCAGAGCCCTGGGAACCAAACCTCTGTTAAACTAATCGGGATGAATGCCTACCTGGTGTTGGCTTGAGATACACGCCATCACTGTCTCCCTGAAACACAGTGTGTTTGACACTGTCAACAAATGTTGACACAGCTGACTGAGACAAAATCATAAAACGGttctcttctcttttgttttgtaaCGTCAGACTCACCTGTTCTTCATTTGGATCTACGTACACATCTGAAACACAAAAAGCAACGACAAGATAAAGCTATCGATGACTTTACAGAATTATATATTACAgagttaggctatatataactCTGTATGTTTTCTGGACAATTAATTGACGAAGAGACTATAGATAGTGGTCTCTTGGGTGTCATTAATTGTCCAGAAAACATTCCATAACCAATTAACCACAAACCTATTCAACCACCCGATAATACTTAAGGGTTGATccgtcccacgttcacgcaatacaagggggttacggaccccttatgtccttgcggaccctccttgcgtccaccgcaagggcctgacgtgtgcGTCCCAAAAATTGTACCCTGCCGTAGAGGCAacacagcagcaagggctgtgattggtccgctaactaaaacccgacgcagaaacATAAAGGTTCACGGCTCGAAGcgtataaataaacaaaaaagtttgtttatttgatttgCATGATGGAAAAATGTTTATCTTACCTAGCGGATATATAGCTCTAGAAGTGTGTGGTTGACGGTCATCATTGTATCATTCAAACCACATTAGAGCTTTCGCCATTGCTGCCCcaaccctctggaactccctcccccaaaaCATCCGAAACTCAGACTCAATAACCtcattcaaaagtcaaatcAAAACTCACCTCTTCAAGAAAGCatatgacccctgaccccacacAAACCACACCTGATTCTATTCCAAACCTTATTTTGAGTGTCTTTTAGTGACCAgcaaaaaagcgctatataaatcctATCAATcattatgatgattattattaaaataagcCTTCCAATATGACAAAGCAATCAAGTTTCATATCTGCAAGTTACAACATTCTCATTTTCAATGTAAACAAAATTAAATATTTCCGTCAACTGAATAGAGGAGTGATATGTTTCTGAACAAGTATGTTAAATTATCCATGCGAATTTGATTAAA
The Gadus macrocephalus chromosome 6, ASM3116895v1 DNA segment above includes these coding regions:
- the si:dkeyp-117b11.1 gene encoding SH2 domain-containing protein 6 isoform X1, whose protein sequence is MAPAGPPPRPIKLTPSGKVLPPRREAEVFHDPSISNPPEVDRQEKPGKSRPSALNKFPPPPFARPPLPGPAPDTEEDVYVDPNEEQGDSDGVYLKPTPALPLPSPAPMRLPPTMVAPPGGLMKPPVPRTTNNSLTTSVTEMKPAPDGKRPMLALPPQKDSKPRIPSPPTVDQIPGVFPKASSTGMKSTKATGNEDNEWFTAVSTRKYAEDLLLRINKDGAFLIRPSSSQDPRQPYTLAVLYREKVYNIPIRFVVEMQGYALGKVGKDFEDTFPSLQDIIAHHKKNQLVLIDSMSQAMHKTYLVHPARP